One segment of Micromonospora parathelypteridis DNA contains the following:
- a CDS encoding carbon-nitrogen hydrolase family protein yields MRVAVCQLNARDDRKANLAAAEVLLERAAAGGADLAVLPEYVDYLGPAAGLPEPESVDGEVGSFFAGIARRLGIWLVAGSFHEAGPDPEHTWNTSLVFDRSGSLAASYRKIHLYDVEIPGRVSYRESASVAPGVQPVVVDIEGLRVGLSICYDLRFPELYRLLATDGGAQLLVVPAAFMMHTGRDHWEVLLRARAIENQCFVAAAGQTGDHDPGRTCFGRSMVVDPWGTVLTQLPDGPGVSVVDLDLDRLSAIRAELPSLANRRL; encoded by the coding sequence ATGCGCGTCGCCGTCTGCCAGCTGAACGCCCGGGACGACCGCAAGGCCAATCTGGCCGCCGCGGAGGTCCTGCTGGAACGCGCGGCCGCCGGCGGCGCGGACCTCGCGGTTCTGCCGGAGTACGTCGACTACCTCGGCCCCGCCGCCGGGTTGCCGGAGCCGGAGTCGGTGGACGGGGAGGTCGGCAGTTTCTTCGCCGGGATCGCCCGGCGCCTCGGGATCTGGCTGGTGGCCGGCTCCTTCCACGAGGCCGGCCCGGACCCGGAGCACACCTGGAACACGTCGTTGGTCTTCGACCGCTCCGGCAGCCTGGCCGCGAGCTACCGCAAGATCCATCTGTACGACGTGGAGATCCCCGGTCGGGTCTCCTACCGGGAGTCGGCAAGTGTCGCGCCCGGAGTGCAACCGGTGGTGGTGGACATCGAGGGTCTGCGGGTCGGCCTGTCGATCTGCTACGACCTGCGGTTCCCGGAGCTGTACCGGCTGCTCGCCACCGACGGTGGCGCACAGCTGCTGGTGGTGCCGGCGGCATTCATGATGCACACCGGTCGGGACCACTGGGAGGTCCTGCTGCGAGCCCGGGCGATCGAGAACCAGTGTTTCGTGGCGGCGGCTGGCCAGACCGGCGACCACGATCCGGGTCGCACCTGCTTCGGGCGCAGCATGGTGGTCGACCCGTGGGGGACGGTCCTCACCCAGTTGCCGGACGGCCCGGGCGTGTCCGTCGTCGACCTGGACCTCGACCGGCTCTCCGCCATCCGGGCCGAGTTGCCCAGCCTGGCCAATCGGCGGCTCTGA
- a CDS encoding valine--tRNA ligase, producing MTERLDAQRPDAPTLAGQYQPGEVEQRRYEQWVAAGHFRASADSDKPPFTIVIPPPNVTGSLHMGHAFEHTLMDALTRRKRMQGFEALWLPGMDHAGIATQNLVERQLAAEGLSRHDLGREKFVERVWQWKAESGGAILGQMRRLGDSVDWDRERFTMDEGLTRAVQTIFKKLFDEGLIYRANRIINWCPRCLTALSDIEVEHTDDDGELISIRYSDEVVVATTRAETMLGDTAVAVHPDDERYQHLIGTEVELPLTGRRIPIVADAHVDPSFGTGMVKVTPAHDPNDFEIGQRHDLPAITVMDERGVITVPGPFEGLDRFEARPAIVAALREQGRIVAEKRPYVHAVGHCSRCKTTVEPRLSLQWFVNTAPLAQAAGDAVRDGRVRIEPAELAKRYFAWVDNMHDWCISRQLWWGHRIPVWYGPQGEIICVGPDEQPPTGDGWRQDEDVLDTWFSSALWPFSTLGWPEQTPDMAKFYPTSVLVTGYDILFFWVARMMMFGLYAMDGKQPFDVVALHGMVRDEHGKKMSKSFGNVVDPLDWIDRFGADATRFTLARGANPGQDVPVSEEWCQGSRNFCNKLWNATRFALMNGAHTTGDLPAVEQLSTVDRWILSRLAHVTAEVDEQFEAYEFAKVCDLLYHFAWDDVCDWYVELSKPVLAEGGERADTSRRVLGHVLDQLLRLLHPVIPFVTEELWLALTGGETVQTAAWPVVDRSLVDDAAEAELVSVQRVVTEIRRFRSDQGLRPTQRVAARLDGLAGAGIDAHEPLIRSLVRLDPAGDDFQASATLAMPGAVGVALDTRGSIDVAAERARLTKDRAAAEKEVAQARSKLDNPAFIGKAPEPVVAKIRDRLATAEADLVRIDAALETLSS from the coding sequence GTGACCGAGAGACTGGATGCCCAACGCCCCGACGCCCCCACCCTTGCCGGCCAGTACCAGCCCGGCGAGGTAGAGCAGCGACGGTACGAGCAGTGGGTAGCCGCCGGGCACTTCCGGGCCTCCGCCGACAGCGACAAGCCGCCCTTCACCATCGTCATTCCGCCGCCGAACGTCACCGGCTCCCTGCACATGGGCCACGCGTTCGAGCACACGCTGATGGACGCCTTGACCAGGCGTAAGCGGATGCAGGGCTTCGAGGCGCTCTGGCTGCCCGGCATGGACCACGCCGGCATCGCCACCCAGAACCTGGTCGAGCGTCAGCTCGCCGCCGAGGGTCTCTCCCGGCACGACCTCGGTCGGGAGAAGTTCGTCGAGCGGGTCTGGCAGTGGAAGGCCGAGTCCGGCGGCGCCATCCTCGGCCAGATGCGACGCCTCGGCGACTCCGTCGACTGGGACCGTGAGCGCTTCACCATGGACGAAGGGCTGACCCGCGCCGTCCAGACGATCTTCAAGAAGCTCTTCGACGAGGGCCTCATCTACCGGGCCAACCGGATCATCAACTGGTGCCCGCGATGCCTGACCGCGCTCTCCGACATCGAGGTCGAGCACACCGACGACGACGGTGAGCTGATCTCCATCCGGTACAGCGACGAGGTCGTGGTGGCCACCACCCGGGCCGAGACGATGCTGGGCGACACCGCCGTGGCCGTGCACCCGGATGACGAGCGCTACCAGCACCTGATCGGTACCGAGGTCGAGTTGCCGCTGACCGGCCGCCGCATTCCGATCGTCGCCGACGCGCACGTCGACCCGTCGTTCGGCACCGGCATGGTCAAGGTGACCCCGGCGCACGACCCGAACGACTTCGAGATCGGCCAGCGTCACGACCTGCCCGCAATCACCGTGATGGACGAGCGCGGCGTGATCACCGTGCCCGGCCCGTTCGAGGGGTTGGACCGGTTCGAGGCGCGGCCGGCGATCGTGGCGGCGCTGCGCGAGCAGGGCCGGATCGTCGCGGAGAAGCGGCCGTACGTGCACGCCGTCGGCCACTGCTCGCGGTGCAAGACGACCGTCGAGCCGCGGCTGTCGCTGCAGTGGTTCGTCAACACCGCGCCGCTCGCCCAGGCCGCTGGCGACGCGGTCCGTGACGGCCGGGTCCGCATCGAGCCGGCGGAGCTGGCCAAGCGCTACTTCGCCTGGGTCGACAACATGCACGACTGGTGCATCTCCCGCCAGCTGTGGTGGGGTCACCGCATCCCGGTCTGGTACGGCCCGCAGGGCGAGATCATCTGTGTCGGCCCGGACGAGCAGCCGCCGACGGGCGACGGCTGGCGGCAGGACGAGGACGTGCTGGACACCTGGTTCTCCAGCGCGCTCTGGCCGTTCTCTACGCTCGGCTGGCCCGAGCAGACCCCGGACATGGCCAAGTTCTACCCGACGAGCGTCCTGGTCACGGGCTACGACATCCTGTTCTTCTGGGTGGCCCGGATGATGATGTTCGGCCTGTACGCGATGGACGGCAAGCAGCCGTTCGACGTGGTGGCCCTGCACGGCATGGTTCGCGACGAGCATGGCAAGAAGATGTCCAAGTCGTTCGGCAACGTGGTCGACCCGCTGGACTGGATCGACCGGTTCGGCGCCGACGCCACCCGGTTCACCCTGGCTCGCGGTGCGAACCCCGGCCAGGACGTCCCGGTCAGCGAGGAGTGGTGCCAGGGCTCGCGCAACTTCTGCAACAAGCTCTGGAACGCCACCCGGTTCGCCCTGATGAACGGGGCGCACACCACGGGCGACCTGCCGGCCGTCGAGCAGCTGTCCACCGTCGACCGGTGGATCCTGTCCCGGCTGGCGCACGTCACCGCCGAGGTCGACGAGCAGTTCGAGGCGTACGAGTTCGCCAAGGTGTGTGACCTGCTCTACCACTTCGCCTGGGACGACGTCTGCGACTGGTACGTCGAGCTGAGCAAGCCGGTGCTCGCCGAGGGTGGTGAGCGGGCTGACACCAGCCGGCGGGTGCTCGGGCACGTGCTGGACCAGCTGCTGCGGCTGCTGCACCCGGTGATCCCGTTCGTCACCGAGGAGTTGTGGCTCGCGCTGACCGGTGGCGAGACGGTGCAGACCGCCGCCTGGCCGGTGGTCGACCGGTCGTTGGTCGACGACGCTGCCGAGGCCGAGCTGGTCAGTGTGCAGCGGGTGGTCACCGAGATCCGGCGGTTCCGTTCCGACCAGGGGCTGCGCCCGACCCAGCGGGTGGCCGCCCGGTTGGACGGGCTGGCCGGGGCTGGTATCGACGCCCACGAGCCGCTGATCCGTTCGCTGGTCCGGCTCGACCCGGCCGGCGACGATTTCCAGGCCAGCGCGACGCTGGCCATGCCCGGCGCGGTCGGTGTCGCGTTGGACACCCGGGGGTCGATCGACGTGGCCGCCGAGCGTGCCCGGCTGACGAAGGACCGCGCGGCGGCTGAGAAGGAGGTCGCGCAGGCCCGGTCGAAGCTCGACAACCCTGCCTTCATCGGCAAAGCCCCCGAGCCGGTGGTCGCCAAGATCCGCGACCGGCTCGCCACCGCCGAGGCCGACCTGGTCCGGATCGACGCTGCACTGGAGACACTTTCCTCGTGA
- a CDS encoding bifunctional folylpolyglutamate synthase/dihydrofolate synthase translates to MTDRTDFAAVEAELANRGFTRMVFELDRIESLLDLLGSPQRAYPAIHLTGTNGKTSTARMIDSLLRAHGLHTGRYTSPHLETVRERISLDGEPVSEERFTSVYREIKPLAELIDARSDEPLTYFDMTTALAFATFADAPVDIAVVEVGLGGAEDATNVIQAGVCVITPIGLDHTEWLGDTLQDIALAKAGIIHPGATVISAAQEEEAAGPLLDRCAEVGATLAREGTEFGVLSRAVAVGGQVLSLQGLGGVYDDVFVPLHGAHQAQNAAVALAAVEAFLGAGARRQLDIEAVREGFASTSSPGRLERVRNAPTILLDGAHNPHGMAATVTALQEEFAFSKLVAVVGVLADKDAEGMLALLEPVVDQMVVTRNSSPRAMPTDELVELASEIFGEERVELAEDMPDAIELAVALAEEDVPGELSGVGVLVTGSVVTVADARRLLKR, encoded by the coding sequence GTGACCGACCGTACCGATTTCGCCGCCGTCGAGGCCGAGCTGGCCAACCGCGGTTTCACTCGCATGGTCTTCGAACTGGACCGGATCGAGTCGCTGCTCGACCTGCTCGGCAGCCCACAGCGGGCGTACCCGGCGATCCACCTGACCGGCACCAACGGCAAGACCTCCACCGCGCGGATGATCGACTCGCTGTTGCGGGCGCACGGGCTGCACACCGGGCGGTACACCAGCCCGCACCTGGAGACCGTCCGGGAGCGGATCAGCCTGGATGGGGAGCCGGTCAGCGAGGAGCGGTTCACGTCGGTGTACCGGGAGATCAAGCCACTGGCCGAGCTGATCGACGCGCGGTCGGACGAACCGCTGACGTACTTCGACATGACCACCGCGCTGGCGTTCGCCACGTTCGCCGACGCGCCGGTCGACATCGCGGTGGTCGAGGTGGGCCTCGGCGGCGCCGAGGACGCCACCAACGTCATCCAGGCCGGGGTCTGTGTGATCACCCCGATCGGGTTGGACCACACCGAGTGGCTGGGTGACACGCTCCAGGACATCGCGCTGGCCAAGGCCGGCATCATCCACCCGGGTGCCACGGTGATCTCGGCGGCGCAGGAGGAGGAGGCAGCCGGCCCCCTTCTCGACCGTTGCGCCGAAGTGGGAGCGACCCTCGCCCGGGAGGGCACCGAGTTCGGCGTGTTGAGCCGGGCGGTCGCCGTCGGCGGGCAGGTGCTCAGCCTGCAGGGCCTGGGTGGCGTCTACGACGACGTGTTCGTTCCGCTGCACGGTGCCCACCAGGCGCAGAACGCCGCGGTGGCGCTCGCCGCCGTGGAGGCGTTCCTGGGTGCCGGGGCCCGACGGCAGTTGGACATCGAGGCGGTCCGGGAGGGCTTCGCCTCGACCAGCTCCCCGGGGCGGCTGGAGCGGGTACGCAACGCCCCGACCATTCTGTTGGACGGCGCGCACAACCCGCACGGCATGGCCGCCACCGTCACCGCGCTGCAGGAGGAGTTCGCGTTCAGCAAGCTGGTGGCGGTGGTCGGCGTACTCGCCGACAAGGACGCCGAAGGGATGTTGGCGCTGCTGGAGCCGGTGGTCGACCAGATGGTGGTCACGCGCAACAGCTCGCCACGGGCGATGCCGACCGATGAACTCGTCGAGCTGGCCTCCGAGATCTTCGGCGAGGAGCGGGTGGAGTTGGCCGAGGACATGCCGGACGCGATCGAGCTGGCGGTGGCGCTGGCCGAGGAGGACGTCCCCGGTGAGCTCAGCGGGGTGGGGGTGCTGGTCACGGGTTCGGTGGTGACGGTCGCCGACGCCCGTCGGCTGCTGAAGCGATGA
- a CDS encoding DUF4233 domain-containing protein, producing MTGPERDPRATEESTGSPVDQGSAGSPADQPTGEEPAAGQPRPSGLRNPERAVRGLGAGTLSLEALVLLLAIQPIRVVGGDLSGAAIGAVVALAVAAVVLAGMMRRPWAWHAGTVLQGLLMLGGLLHWSLLGLGIIFALVWAYALHVRRVILG from the coding sequence ATGACCGGCCCGGAGCGCGACCCGCGCGCCACCGAGGAGTCAACCGGTTCGCCGGTCGATCAGGGCTCAGCCGGTTCGCCGGCCGATCAGCCGACGGGGGAGGAGCCGGCGGCCGGGCAGCCGCGACCCTCCGGGTTGCGCAACCCGGAGCGGGCGGTACGCGGCCTGGGCGCTGGCACGCTCAGCCTGGAGGCGCTCGTGCTGCTGCTGGCGATCCAGCCGATCCGGGTGGTCGGTGGTGACCTGAGCGGTGCCGCGATCGGTGCCGTGGTGGCACTGGCGGTGGCCGCTGTCGTACTCGCGGGCATGATGCGCCGCCCCTGGGCCTGGCACGCCGGCACCGTGCTCCAGGGCCTGCTGATGCTGGGGGGCCTGCTGCACTGGTCGCTGCTCGGGCTGGGCATCATCTTCGCCCTGGTGTGGGCGTACGCGCTGCACGTTCGTCGGGTCATCCTCGGTTGA
- the sigJ gene encoding RNA polymerase sigma factor SigJ encodes MTTEAAEAAGALQAHRPMLLGLAYRLLGSRHDAEDVLQETYLRWLGVDRSAVGEPRRYLSRVVTRLALDRLRARQAAHETYVGTWLPEPVPTTPSPFGPLDHAELRDSLSTALLHVLERLTPPERAVYVLHTAFELPYTEIGEILDRSAADCRQLHHRATARVRQEQRRFTASRSERERLLNAFLAAAQDGDLQTLTGLVASDAVAWNDGGGRVRAALNPVGGADRIARFYAGIYGPRHPMTIERVELNGEPAVVITRADGTRYTLTIAAAGGQITRIYVVGNPTKLQSVD; translated from the coding sequence GTGACCACCGAGGCAGCAGAGGCGGCCGGTGCGCTCCAGGCGCACCGGCCGATGCTGCTTGGGCTCGCGTACCGCCTGCTCGGCAGCCGGCACGACGCGGAGGACGTGCTGCAGGAGACGTACCTGCGCTGGTTGGGCGTGGACCGCTCGGCTGTCGGCGAGCCGCGCCGGTACCTGTCCCGGGTGGTCACCCGGTTGGCCCTGGACCGGTTGCGGGCCCGGCAGGCCGCCCACGAGACGTACGTGGGGACGTGGTTGCCCGAGCCGGTGCCGACCACGCCCTCGCCGTTCGGGCCGTTGGACCACGCGGAGTTGCGCGACTCGCTCTCCACGGCGTTGTTGCACGTCCTGGAACGGCTCACCCCGCCGGAGCGGGCGGTGTACGTCCTGCACACGGCCTTCGAGCTGCCGTACACGGAGATCGGCGAGATCCTGGACCGGTCCGCCGCCGACTGCCGGCAGCTGCATCATCGGGCGACCGCGCGGGTACGGCAGGAGCAGCGCCGGTTCACCGCCAGCCGCTCGGAGCGGGAGCGGCTGCTCAACGCGTTCCTGGCCGCCGCCCAGGACGGGGACCTGCAAACCCTCACCGGCCTGGTCGCCTCGGACGCCGTCGCCTGGAACGACGGTGGTGGGCGGGTTCGGGCCGCCCTCAACCCGGTCGGCGGCGCGGACCGGATCGCCCGGTTCTACGCCGGGATCTACGGCCCGCGCCACCCGATGACGATCGAACGGGTCGAACTCAACGGGGAACCCGCAGTGGTGATCACCCGCGCGGACGGCACTCGGTACACCCTCACCATCGCCGCGGCAGGCGGTCAGATCACCAGGATCTACGTGGTCGGCAACCCGACAAAACTGCAGTCCGTCGACTGA
- a CDS encoding VOC family protein: MANGGNRPIAPVRKLIGTVLGTVATFVVLFGLGMTSWAIVALGVALLVLAIALATVRGGGRTWVVGVGHVHSASEPPTQYAFGRCELQLVIDAPGLPPRSKKIIEPRVPVAKWPSLGQTLPIRVALDDQRHVKVLWDEVLTHAETAAAVADLPPEFADADAIDEVLIQQDAPPWADRGPDDDFRDDFRDPFRDPLGPDPLRTSDPLRPDPLRDDPGVVSDEREPVVMHQSPGGPVVLEGVVVEQQAGGGLPRRATPAPRPPAEERFDEPDAGPFDVPEDDRTTDPPPAERFDPPPAQRSGPRATDPLDPLDLPLDDPSTVGAARETVTDAELDEAIFGFDGGAAADPAAPISGVGLTLLVTDLSRSLGFYRDVLGFTEVDQGAGNAVLASGTTRLVLREVTGAAPISRRLVHVNLEVNDIEAAYERLRESGVRFTYAPRVVNRGTKLEVWAAAFRDPDGHGIALTQWRERAEA, translated from the coding sequence GTGGCGAATGGCGGGAACCGGCCCATCGCGCCGGTACGCAAGCTGATCGGCACGGTGCTGGGCACCGTGGCCACGTTCGTCGTCCTCTTCGGGCTGGGCATGACCAGTTGGGCCATCGTGGCTCTCGGGGTCGCCCTGCTGGTGCTGGCGATCGCGCTGGCGACCGTACGCGGCGGCGGGCGCACCTGGGTGGTCGGCGTCGGGCACGTGCACAGCGCCTCCGAACCACCCACCCAGTACGCGTTCGGCCGCTGCGAACTGCAACTGGTGATCGACGCGCCTGGCCTGCCGCCCCGATCCAAGAAGATCATCGAGCCGAGGGTGCCGGTCGCCAAGTGGCCGTCGCTGGGCCAGACCCTGCCGATCCGGGTCGCGTTGGACGACCAGCGGCACGTCAAGGTCCTCTGGGACGAGGTGCTGACCCACGCCGAGACCGCCGCCGCCGTCGCGGACCTCCCACCGGAGTTCGCCGACGCCGACGCCATCGACGAGGTGCTGATCCAGCAGGATGCCCCGCCGTGGGCCGACCGTGGGCCGGACGACGACTTCCGGGACGACTTCCGCGACCCGTTCCGGGACCCGCTCGGCCCCGACCCTCTGCGCACCAGCGACCCGCTGCGCCCCGACCCCCTGCGCGACGACCCGGGCGTCGTGTCCGACGAGCGCGAGCCCGTGGTGATGCACCAGAGCCCGGGCGGCCCCGTGGTCCTGGAGGGCGTCGTCGTCGAGCAGCAGGCCGGTGGTGGGCTGCCCCGGCGGGCCACCCCGGCACCGCGTCCGCCGGCCGAGGAGCGCTTCGACGAGCCCGACGCCGGTCCCTTCGACGTGCCGGAGGACGACCGGACAACCGACCCGCCGCCCGCGGAACGCTTCGACCCGCCGCCCGCGCAGCGGTCCGGCCCACGGGCGACCGACCCGCTCGACCCACTCGACCTTCCGCTGGACGATCCGTCCACGGTCGGGGCGGCCCGCGAGACCGTCACCGACGCGGAACTGGACGAGGCGATCTTCGGGTTCGACGGGGGCGCGGCTGCGGACCCGGCGGCGCCGATCAGCGGGGTGGGCCTCACCCTCCTGGTGACCGACCTGTCCCGGTCGCTCGGCTTCTACCGCGACGTGCTCGGCTTCACCGAGGTCGACCAGGGTGCCGGCAACGCCGTACTCGCCTCCGGCACGACCCGGCTCGTGCTGCGGGAGGTGACCGGCGCCGCGCCCATCAGCCGCCGGCTGGTGCACGTCAACCTCGAGGTCAACGACATCGAAGCGGCGTACGAGCGGCTACGCGAGTCGGGCGTCCGATTCACGTACGCGCCACGGGTGGTCAACCGGGGCACCAAGCTGGAGGTGTGGGCGGCGGCGTTCCGCGACCCGGACGGCCACGGCATCGCGCTCACCCAGTGGCGGGAACGCGCCGAGGCCTGA
- a CDS encoding alkaline phosphatase D family protein, which yields MTELDRRTLLRAGLVAGAGVAGGALLGGAGASAAPAWRPAGRPVLTHGVQSGDATADSALVWTRADRPGRMLVEVSRRPDFRGARKLRGPVLTPNGDFTGKVRLRGLPDAERLHYRVRVESLDRHGVVSEPLTGTLTTAPGRHRRRDVKFVWTGDIVGQGWGIDPNFGGMSIFRAMRETRPDFYLCSGDTVYADGPLVESVTLPDGRIWRNLVTPEKSKVAETLTEYRGQFAYNLLDKHLREFAAAVPQINQWDDHEVLNNWYPGEILDDPRYTEQRVDVLAARARQAFNEWLPVPVDGPMYRRLSYGPSLDVFVLDMRTHKDPNDGNTYADPKRGLLGREQREWLIRELKRSTATWKVIANDLPIGVVVPDGPTAQEGVAQGDPGAPAGRELEFAEVLRATHRAGVTGMVFLTADVHYSAAHHYDPSRASVGDFTPFWEFVSGPAHAGAFGPNALDGTFGPKAAFVHAPPQANSSPAEGFQHFGEVSIDGKSEALTVHLRDRDGASLWSTTLPAP from the coding sequence ATGACCGAGCTTGATCGACGTACCCTGCTGCGGGCTGGCCTGGTGGCCGGTGCCGGAGTCGCCGGCGGCGCCCTGCTGGGCGGTGCCGGCGCGAGCGCGGCCCCGGCCTGGCGCCCGGCCGGACGCCCGGTACTCACCCACGGTGTCCAGAGCGGTGACGCCACCGCGGACTCGGCGCTGGTCTGGACGCGGGCCGACCGGCCGGGCCGGATGCTGGTCGAGGTGAGCCGTCGGCCGGACTTCCGGGGCGCCCGGAAGCTGCGGGGCCCGGTGCTCACCCCGAACGGTGACTTCACCGGAAAGGTCCGGCTGCGCGGCCTCCCGGACGCCGAGCGGCTGCACTACCGGGTCCGGGTGGAGAGCCTGGACCGGCACGGGGTCGTCAGCGAGCCGCTGACCGGAACGCTGACCACCGCGCCGGGTCGGCACCGGCGGCGCGACGTGAAGTTCGTCTGGACCGGCGACATCGTCGGGCAGGGCTGGGGGATCGACCCGAACTTCGGCGGGATGTCGATCTTCCGGGCGATGCGGGAGACCCGGCCGGACTTCTACCTGTGCAGCGGCGACACGGTGTACGCCGACGGCCCGCTGGTCGAGTCGGTGACGCTGCCCGACGGGCGGATCTGGCGCAACCTGGTGACCCCGGAGAAGAGCAAGGTCGCCGAGACGCTGACCGAGTACCGGGGACAGTTCGCCTACAACCTGCTCGACAAGCACCTGCGGGAGTTCGCCGCCGCGGTGCCGCAGATCAACCAGTGGGACGACCACGAGGTCCTCAACAACTGGTACCCGGGGGAGATCCTGGACGACCCGCGCTACACCGAACAGCGGGTGGACGTGCTCGCCGCCCGGGCCCGGCAGGCCTTCAACGAGTGGCTGCCGGTTCCGGTCGACGGCCCGATGTACCGGCGGCTGTCGTACGGGCCGTCGCTCGACGTGTTCGTGCTCGACATGCGGACCCACAAGGACCCGAACGACGGCAACACGTACGCCGACCCGAAGCGCGGCCTGCTCGGCCGCGAGCAGCGGGAGTGGCTGATCCGGGAGCTCAAGCGGTCCACGGCGACCTGGAAGGTGATCGCCAACGACCTGCCGATCGGGGTGGTGGTGCCGGACGGTCCGACTGCCCAGGAAGGCGTCGCGCAGGGCGACCCGGGCGCGCCGGCCGGGCGTGAGCTGGAGTTCGCCGAGGTGCTGCGGGCCACCCACCGGGCCGGCGTGACCGGCATGGTCTTCCTCACCGCCGACGTGCACTACTCGGCCGCGCACCACTACGACCCGTCCCGCGCGTCGGTCGGTGACTTCACCCCGTTCTGGGAGTTCGTCTCCGGGCCCGCGCACGCCGGCGCGTTCGGCCCGAACGCGCTGGACGGCACGTTCGGCCCGAAGGCGGCCTTCGTGCACGCCCCGCCGCAGGCCAACAGCTCACCGGCGG
- the ndk gene encoding nucleoside-diphosphate kinase: MSSNSPDERSLVLIKPDAVRRGLVGEVLSRFERKGLQIDAMVHRTMDAALADEHYAEHVDKAFYPPLKDFMTSGPLVALVLSGDQVIDVVRGLVGATDGRKAAAGTIRGDLSLSNRENLVHASDSTDSAKREIALWFPELG; encoded by the coding sequence GTGTCCAGCAACAGCCCGGATGAGCGCAGCCTCGTTCTGATCAAGCCCGACGCGGTCCGCCGCGGCCTGGTCGGCGAGGTCCTCTCCCGCTTCGAGCGCAAGGGGCTGCAGATCGACGCGATGGTGCACCGGACGATGGACGCCGCGCTCGCCGACGAGCACTACGCCGAGCACGTCGACAAGGCGTTCTACCCGCCGCTGAAGGACTTCATGACCAGCGGTCCGCTGGTCGCTCTGGTGCTCTCCGGAGATCAGGTCATCGACGTGGTCCGCGGGCTCGTCGGTGCCACCGACGGGCGCAAGGCCGCCGCCGGCACCATCCGGGGTGACCTGTCGCTGTCCAACCGGGAGAACCTGGTGCACGCCTCCGACTCGACGGACAGCGCCAAGCGCGAGATCGCGCTCTGGTTTCCTGAGCTGGGCTGA
- a CDS encoding carboxymuconolactone decarboxylase family protein: MNPGEVAPKAYQAVLGLEKYVQSNVDRTVLELVKLRASMINGCAYCVDMHSQDALAGGESSRRLFAVAAWRESPFFDERERAALALTDAVTRLGEHGVPDEVWDAAAKVWSEKELADLVIAIATINVWNRIGVTMRLEPPAQA, from the coding sequence ATGAATCCCGGCGAGGTGGCGCCGAAGGCGTACCAGGCCGTCCTGGGGCTGGAGAAGTACGTCCAGTCGAACGTCGACCGCACCGTGCTTGAGCTGGTGAAACTGCGGGCGTCGATGATCAACGGGTGCGCCTACTGCGTGGACATGCACAGCCAGGACGCGCTCGCCGGAGGCGAGTCGAGCCGCCGCCTGTTCGCGGTCGCCGCGTGGCGGGAGTCGCCGTTCTTCGACGAGCGGGAGCGTGCAGCGCTGGCGCTCACCGACGCGGTCACCCGGCTCGGTGAGCACGGTGTTCCGGATGAGGTGTGGGATGCCGCCGCAAAGGTCTGGTCGGAGAAGGAACTGGCCGACCTCGTCATCGCGATTGCCACAATCAACGTGTGGAATCGGATCGGAGTGACGATGCGGTTGGAGCCTCCGGCCCAGGCGTGA